In one Eschrichtius robustus isolate mEscRob2 chromosome 15, mEscRob2.pri, whole genome shotgun sequence genomic region, the following are encoded:
- the C15H2orf15 gene encoding uncharacterized protein C2orf15 homolog yields the protein MGFSLSKSATQVSALRMDSKVDDHLMQGTEKSKLEPVTQLFQNTKKIRLEDTNQENFTRSKDTGTGSLSEKALGSVVYVKESDGIEMIDVE from the coding sequence ATGGGATTTTCTCTTAGTAAATCTGCTACTCAGGTATCTGCTCTGCGTATGGATTCAAAAGTGGATGATCACTTAATGCAAGGGACTGAGAAAAGCAAACTGGAACCAGTGACTCAGTTATTTCAAAACACCAAGAAAATAAGATTAGAAGACACAAACCAAGAAAACTTTACAAGGAGCAAAGATACTGGCACAGGATCTCTTTCGGAGAAAGCCTTGGGTTCAGTGGTGTATGTTAAAGAAAGTGATGGAATAGAAATGATAGACGTGGAATGA
- the MITD1 gene encoding MIT domain-containing protein 1 isoform X2 translates to MAGSLLGQDSGSTAAVTVIKRALELESESRYPQALVCYQEGIDLLLQVLKGTKDVTRKSNLRKRISDYMDRAENIKKYLDQEKEAGKYHKQIKIEENATGFSYESLFQEYLNETVTEVWIEDPYIRHTHQLYNFLRFCEMLVKGQCKVKTIHLLTSLDEGSGKEQQSSGLEEIRESLRNHGVQLELEYSSLIHDREIRFNNGWMIKIGRGLDYFKKPQIQVTFLPRVLMPTNYNRGRIPPKEKNRLGF, encoded by the exons ATGGCGGGGTCACTCCTGGGCCAGGACTCTGGAAGCACAGCTGCAGTCACTGTGATAAAGCGGGCGTTGGAACTAGAGTCCGAGTCCCGGTACCCGCAGGCTCTGGTGTGTTACCAGGAGGGGATTGATCTGCTCCTGCAGGTTCTGAAAG gcACCAAAGATGTAACAAGGAAGTctaatctcagaaaaagaatttctGACTACATGGATAGAGCCGAAAACATAAAGAAATACTtggatcaagaaaaagaag CTGGAAAATATCACAAGCAAATTAAAATAGAAGAGAACGCAACAGGTTTCAGTTATGAGTCACTTTTTCAAGAATACCTGAATGAAACAGTTACGGAAGTTTGGATAGAAGATCCTTACATTAGACACACTCATCAG CTGTATAACTTCCTTCGATTTTGTGAGATGCTGGTTAAGGGACAATGTAAAGTAAAAACTATTCATCTCCTCACCTCTCTGGATGAA GGCAGTGGGAAAGAACAGCAAAGTAGTGGCCTGGAAGAAATAAGAGAGTCACTCAGGAATCATGGAGTGCAGTTGGAATTAGAATACTCTTCTTTGATACACGACCGGGAAATTAG GTTCAACAATGGATGGATGATCAAGATCGGAAGGGGACTTGATTATTTTAAGAAACCACAG ATTCAGGTTACATTCCTGCCAAGGGTTCTGATGCCGACCAATTACAACAGAGGGAGAATTCCTCCAAAAGAAAAGAACCGGCTTGGCTTCTAG
- the MITD1 gene encoding MIT domain-containing protein 1 isoform X1 — protein sequence MAGSLLGQDSGSTAAVTVIKRALELESESRYPQALVCYQEGIDLLLQVLKGTKDVTRKSNLRKRISDYMDRAENIKKYLDQEKEAGKYHKQIKIEENATGFSYESLFQEYLNETVTEVWIEDPYIRHTHQLYNFLRFCEMLVKGQCKVKTIHLLTSLDEGSGKEQQSSGLEEIRESLRNHGVQLELEYSSLIHDREIRFNNGWMIKIGRGLDYFKKPQSRFSLGYCDFDLRPCHETTVDIFHNKHTKKI from the exons ATGGCGGGGTCACTCCTGGGCCAGGACTCTGGAAGCACAGCTGCAGTCACTGTGATAAAGCGGGCGTTGGAACTAGAGTCCGAGTCCCGGTACCCGCAGGCTCTGGTGTGTTACCAGGAGGGGATTGATCTGCTCCTGCAGGTTCTGAAAG gcACCAAAGATGTAACAAGGAAGTctaatctcagaaaaagaatttctGACTACATGGATAGAGCCGAAAACATAAAGAAATACTtggatcaagaaaaagaag CTGGAAAATATCACAAGCAAATTAAAATAGAAGAGAACGCAACAGGTTTCAGTTATGAGTCACTTTTTCAAGAATACCTGAATGAAACAGTTACGGAAGTTTGGATAGAAGATCCTTACATTAGACACACTCATCAG CTGTATAACTTCCTTCGATTTTGTGAGATGCTGGTTAAGGGACAATGTAAAGTAAAAACTATTCATCTCCTCACCTCTCTGGATGAA GGCAGTGGGAAAGAACAGCAAAGTAGTGGCCTGGAAGAAATAAGAGAGTCACTCAGGAATCATGGAGTGCAGTTGGAATTAGAATACTCTTCTTTGATACACGACCGGGAAATTAG GTTCAACAATGGATGGATGATCAAGATCGGAAGGGGACTTGATTATTTTAAGAAACCACAG aGTCGTTTTTCCCTTGgatattgtgattttgatttaagACCATGTCATGAAACAACAGTGGACATTTTTCAtaataagcacacaaaaaaaaTATGA